One bacterium genomic window, AAATCGCCGACACCCTGCAGGAGACGGAAAAAGAGAGCACGCCGTTGCAGCGCGAGCTGGCCGGCGTCGGCCGTATGCTGGGCATCACCGTCGTCGCCATCGCCATCATCATCAGCATCACCATCCTCCTGGTGGAGGACCTTAAGGGATGGTCCGATATGGTGGACGTGCTGTTGCTTGCGGTCTCTTTGGCAGTGGCGGCTGTGCCCGAAGGATTGACCGCCATCACCACCATTGTGCTGTCCCTGGGAATGGAGCGCATGGCCAAACGCAACGTGATCGTGCGCAAGTTGAACGCGGTCGAAACCCTTGGCTCGACCACGGTCATCTGCTCAGATAAAACCGGCACCCTGACCAAAAACGAAATGACCGTGCGTAAAATGGTCACTGCCGGCGGCGAGGTGTCCATCACCGGCGTGGGCTATGAGCCGGCGGGCCATCTGGAGAGCGATGGAAAACCTCTGGAATCCGGGCCTCTGTTGGACGAGGTCCGCTATGCTCTGCGCGCCGCTCATCTGGCCAACAACGCGCGGCTGGTAAAGAACAAAGAAAACGTCTGGACCGTTCAAGGCGATCCGACCGAAGGCGCGCTTCTGGTGGCGGCGCGCAAAGCCGGATGGAATGAGGCGGAACTCTCCGAACGGTTCCCCCGCGTTCACGAGGTGCCGTTCAGCAGCGAACGCAAGCTGATGAGCACTGCGCACAAGGATCTTGATAAAGAAGAACGCTACCTGGTGGTCAGCAAGGGCGCACCGGATGTCCTGCTCGCGCGCTGTTCCCATGTTCGCGTCGGCGAAGAGGTGCAACCGTTGACCGATCAGCGGCGTGCGGCTATTCTGGCGTCGGTCGACACGCTGGCCCATGAGGCCCTGCGCACGCTGGGCGTGGCGTTCCGCACTGTGCATGTGGATAAGGTCACGGGCGAGATGAACGACGACGAGTTTGAGAACGAGTTCGTCTTTCTCGGCGTGATCGGCATGATCGATCCGCCGCGCCCTGAGGCGGCGGAGGCGGTTGAGGTTGCGCGCAAAGCCGGCGTCCGTTCGGTCATGATCACCGGCGATCATCCTGCCACCGCTGAGGCCGTCGCCCTGGAGTTGGGTATCATCGGCAAAGGCGATCGAATCGTCTCCGGCGCTGAGCTGCAGAAAATGGACGACGAAGAGCTGAAAGCGGTGGTGAAACACACCTCGGTGTACGCCCGGGTGGCACCGGAGCACAAGCTGCGCATCGTTCGCGCACTCAAATCGCACGGCGATGTCGTGGCCATGACCGGCGACGGCGTAAACGACGCCCCGGCGCTCAAGAGTGCGGATATCGGCCTGGCCATGGGCATCACCGGCACCGACGTCTCCAAAGGCGCTGCGGACATGATCCTGACCGATGACAATTTCGCCAGCATTGTGGCTGCAGTGGAAGAGGGACGGGCGATCTTTGCCAACATCCAAAAATTCCTGCGCTATCTGCTTTCATCCAACATGGGCGAGGTGTTCGTCATGTTCTTCGGCGTCATTCTCGCCGGTTTGATCGGGCTTCACGCCGAAGGCGCTTCAGCGGTGGTGGCGCCGCTGCTGGCGGTGCAGATCCTGTGGATCAATCTGCTCACCGATGCGGCGCCGGCACTGGCGCTGGGCGTTGATCCGGCCGATCACCGGCTGATGAAGCGGCCGCCGCGCGACCCGCTGACCCACGTGATCACTCGCGACATGTGGATCGGCATCGTCCTGGTGGGAGCGGTGATGGGCATCGGCACTCTGCTGGTGATGGATTATTGTCTACCGGGTGGATGGATCCCCGGGAGCGGCGAGGTGCGCTACGCCCAGACCATGGCCTTCACGGTGCTGGTCTTTTTCCAGCTTTTCAACGTCTTCAACGCACGGTCGGGCTATGAGAGCGCCTTCAAAGACCTGTTCAGCAATCCGTGGATCTGGCGGGCGGTACTGCTCTCCGCCGCGCTGCAAGTGGCGGTCATCTATATTCCATTTCTGCAAAAAGCCTTTGGCACCCAGCCGTTAAGTTGGTTGGACTGGGGGGTCTGCATCGTAGTCTCGAGCACGGTGTTGTGGGTGCGCGAAATATCCAAAATGCTGTGGCCCAAGCCACAGCGTCCTGCCGCAATGGGGCGTGAAACACGATACACGTTGCACGGAACACGCGGTTGAAAATGGCGGTTGGAACGATCCCCGCCGCAGCCGTTCAATGTCACAGCGATAAAAACGACCATATGTATATAACCGATTGGATTGGTACTTCATCCTTAACATGGAGGTTCGCATGAGCGTCAAAGTGCGTCTAGGAATCATGATGTTTTTGCAGTATGCGATTTGGGGCGCCTGGTCTCCGGTGCTGTCCGCGTACCTGGAAAACACACTTCATTTCACCGGCATGCAGATAGGCATCATCTACAGCCTGTTGCCGCTGGCTACGATCATCTCCCCGTTCATCGGCGGACAACTCGCCGACCGCTATTTTTCCAGCGAAAAAGTAATCGCCGCATTGCAGCTCATCGGCGGATTGCTGCTGATCTACATCTCACGGCTGACCGACTATACCTCGATGATGTGGCTGTTCTTCCTCTATTCCCTGCTCTATGCTCCGACCTTGGCGTTGACCAACTCGATCGCCTTCATCAACATGAAAGATTCTGAAAAAGAGTTCGGTCAGGTACGCGTCTGGGGCACCATCGGCTGGATCATTGCAGGACTGGTTCTCGCAGGCTGGCGTTATCTCGGTTCTGCACCGGGCGCCGACACCCTGCTGCTCGCCGGCATTTTCTCGCTCCTCCTCGGCCTTCAGGCCTTCACCCTTCCGCATACGCCGCCGCAAAAAAACGCCGTCAAACCCTGGGCGTTTATTGAAGCGCTCAAAATGCTCAAGGATAAAAACGTTCTCGTCTTTACCATCATCGCTTTTGTCGTGGCCACCGAATTGATGTTCTACTATGTGTTAACCGCCCCATTCCTGGTGTCGGATAAAATAGGCGTCTCTTCCAACTCGATCTCCGCCGTGATGGTCATCGCCCAGGCTGCAGAGATTCTGGTCCTGGCCTTTCTCCTTCCCTGGGCTCTGCCCAAATACGGCATCCGTACCGTGCTGACTATCGGCATCCTCGCCTGGCCGATCCGTTACATCATCTTTGCCATCGGATCACCCGCCTGGCTGGTGATCGCCTCTCTGGCGCTGCATGGCTTTTGCTTTGTCTTTTTCTTCGCTGCGGCGTTCATTTATTTTGACACCATCGCTCCCAGCGACATCCGCAATTCCGCCCAGAGCTTTATCACGCTGGTGACTTATGGTCTGGGCAATTACGTCGGCAGCCTCTTTGCCGGCTGGATCAAATCCATGTTCACCACTCCCGAGGGCGTCACCAATTGGACCAACGTCTTTCTCGTCCCCTGCGCGCTGACCATCCTGTGCGCTGTGGCATTTATGGCGTTGTTCAAAACCGACACTGCCAAGGCGAAAAGCTGACGCCGACGATATGCGGACACTCCGTGTCCCGCCTCATCAACAAAACGAAAACCCATCATTCAATAAAAGCGGGGCTGCTGGATAAAACAGCAGCTCCGTCTTTTAATACCATATTGAAATTCCTCAGCCTTGCCAACGACGAAAACGTCGAGGCAATCGACATAGCTGTCGAATAAAAATGGGAAAAAGGTAAGACCCGCTAGAAACCCTCATCTCTTATTGATTAAAAATCAATATATTGCTTCGAAAGCCTCAATTTTGGCACGCTCATTGCAAATCTCCTGCACAACCGACCTCTAGGCCAGCTTAATAGAATGCCTGTCCCATCTTTAAAAAGGAGTAATCCTTAATGGCATGAATAATGCAACTTTTTAACTCTGACTTTTTTGCATGCCAAAAAGGGAACAGCCAGTGAAAACACCAATTCACAAATTCTTTTTTTTAATTGTCCTAGCCCTAACCGCAGGCAGCCCGCTGCGGCCGCAGAGCCACTGCCTGAGCCTGGATCCTGTGCCGGAAACGATCAACGCGATCCGCTTTGATCCATCCTATTATTACAATGCTCCTGAGCGCGTCAACATTCTGGCTGATAAACTCGTACAGCGATGGCGGGCGAACGGAGTTAATACAGTCTTTTACAAGGCCTATGACCCAGCCTATGGCGCCAAGTACCAAACCGATTATGATCTGAACGTGGAAGCGGATTACGGCCGTCAAAATCTGCTCAAACACATGATCAAGGCCTGCTCAAGCCACGGCATTAAGGTGATAGCCTGGATGCCTGCCTTTCAACACAAAGCGGCGTGGGAGAAATATCCAACATGGCGGGTTAGAAATGCAGACGGCAGCGATTACCGCCTCAACGATCAGAGCTATCCGCTCTGCGCCGCCAATCCAGAGGTGCGCGACTGGTGGCTCGGTTTTTTGCGCGACCTGCTGGATAACTATCCAGGGCTCGCAGGAGTGGATATCGGCGAGCCGGTGGTTTCCTGGCAGAGCGCCTATTGCGGCTGTGCTTCCTGCGCACGGCAAAAAATAAAAAGCGGCTGGAACGATGTCTCTGCCCTTGGATTGAATACAACATTGCTGGCCGGATTCGAACTCATCCACTCCTATAAAAAGATCGCTTGCGTCACCTCGGTGGTCAGCCCGAAAGCCGATGGCGCCCTCTATACACCGGCTGAGCAGCGCGGCTATACCGGTTTTGACCTGAATGCGTTGCTCGACAGTGAGCACCGGCCGGACTGGATCAGCCTCGAGCTGATGTGGCAACAGTGGGCCGATCTCTACCAAAATCCTGTTCTTTTCTCACCGAACTGGGTCAGACTAGCGGCGGCCGCCCTAAAAGCACAGGTGGCTGAACGCAGCCGATTGCTCGCACACCTCGAGTTGACGCCGTTTGGCCGGCAGGGTGTGGATGCCGCGCAACTGAAGCAAAGCATGCTGGCCGCCAAAGAAGCAAACCTGGTTGATATCGACCTCTACGACAGCCACCAGATCGATCGAGATGAAGTTTGGTCCACGGTCGAAGAGGGATTCCGCCGGCAGATCGTCCGCCGCGCCCTTATCGTCAGCGACCCCCTTGGTGAAAACGACGCACGCCAGGTGGCCGGCCTGCTCAGCCATTTCCGCACCGAGACAGAAATTCTTCTATTGCCGAAAGAAGGCGGTTACGTTCCCGGAAAGATGCGCAATCAGGACCTGCTTTTTTATATCGGTGTTGACCCGAAATTCCGTATTCCCCATACTTTTCTGCAAGAGGCCTCAGGCTTTCAAGGCGTCTTCGCCTGGATCCATTTCGGCATCGATCAATATCTGATGCAACCCGAAACAGCGGATTACGGCTTTCACTATGCCGGCTCGGCCTTTGATTCCTCGTGGAACCGCGTGCGCTACAAATCAGCCATGCTGTTCAAGCAGGATCCGGATTTCAACCGGATTTTGATTCAGGACAGCAGCCGATGCAAGGTTTATGCCTGGCTTGAAAAAGGCAGCGAACGCCTGCCCTATGCCGTGCACAGCGGCAACCTGTGGTACTTTGCGGATCTGACCACCGCTTTTGTGGTGGAAGGCGGCAGCTACATCGTATTTGCCGATCTGCTGCACGAGATCGTCGGACAAAATCACCGTTCCAATCCGCTGGCCATGGTGCGCATCGAAGACCTGTCGCCGCTCTCGGATGTCGCTTCCCTGCGGCGCATCGCCGATTATCTGTACAGCCAGGACGTTCCCTTTTCCATCTCGCTGGTTCCCTTTTACCTGGATCCGGTGAACAACACCGCCGCTTCGCTCTCCGATCAGCCGGAATTCGTCGCAGCGATCCATTACATGGTCCGCAAGGGCGGGGTCATCGTCATGCACGGCAACACCCACCAGTATCGCGGCGAAACCACTTCGGATTACGAGTTCTGGGATATGATGAACAACGGCCCGCTGTTCTCCGATTCACGCGAATACGTGCGCGAACGGCTCGAGTCCGGCATGGAGGAACTGGCGAAAAACGGACTGTTCCCGGTCACCTGGGAGACGCCGCATTACGGCGCCTCGCAGCTCGACTATGCGGTGATCAACGGATATTTCAGTTCCGCCTATGAACGCCGTCAGACCATCGATCTGCATGGATCGGATCAGCTTGTTCCGTGGTTGATCGACCGTCACGCGGCAGGCGGAAAAATCATTCCTGAAAACCTGGGCTATATCCCGCTCAGCCGGCAAGAGGCCGGGCCGCTGCTCGAAGCGGCGCGCAATCATCTGGCACTGCGCGATGGTATCGCCAGCTTCTTTTTCCACCCGTTTGTCGATCTCAACGTGCTGAAAGAGATCATCCCGCGAATGAAACAAATGGGTTATCGTTTCACCGACCCACGCCGTACCAGCCAACAGGTCCGCGGAAAAACCTTTCGCGTTCTCACCGGCAGCGGCGACATCGAGCTGCCGCTCGCCTCCCCCTACCTGCGCGAATTTTATCTGGACCCGCATGGCCTAGTCCGCGATGAAACTTTTTTACCGAGGCCGGCCGGCGACACCCTGCGCAAGACGATCTCGGCGCCTGAGGGATGGATCTATGTCGCACAGGCCGTGAACGCGAAACCGAAAGGACGGGTCGCCGGTTTTCTCAGCAGCGTGGTCCAGCGGATGCCCAGAACAGCCGATTATTTTGCAGCAAGCCAACCGTTAACCGCCTCGAATGGACAACCCGCCCGCACGGTCTTGCTCTATGACCGTGAAGCGAAGGGTAGAACGGCCAGGGATCAGGAAAATTGGCAACAAGCGCTGGGCAGTGTGGGCCTGGATGTTCTGCGGCTGCAGGTCGATGAATTCTTCACCGTTCCGGAGGGCACCAACCTGATTCTGGTCCCGCATGCGGCTAGCCTCAAGTTGAAACAGCAACAGGTCCTGCTGCTCTTGCGCACCGTGCAGAACGGCGCCAACTTGATCCTCGAACGGCCTTCGGATCTCAGCGCTGCCATTGGTATAATTCCGGTGGACAGCCTGTGGACAGTGGCTTCGATCGTGGATGAATATTATCCTACCGTAGCGATCCAGTGGAGTTCGACGGATACGCTGAATGAGTTCGAGACCGAATTCGACTATATCACCTATGCCTCGGAGCCGGTATCGGGCAAACCAGTGGTGATCGGCGGCGATTACGGGAACGGCCGCTATCTCTACTGGGCCACTTTTTTCGATCCGGACCGCGACGGCGGATTCGGCCGTTTCCCCTTTGCCATAGAGATGCTGCGCTATCACTTTGGACTCCAGCCGCTGGTCCGCCGCGACGCCGTCGAGATCTACTTTGATCCCGGCTCGCGCGAGGACATCAGCATTGAAGACCTGATCAAACTATGGCGCAAGAATGGAGTGCGCATTATCAACGTCGCGGGTTGGCACAGCTATCGAGACTATACCTACGAGTACGGTCGTCTCATTGAATTGGCGCATCTCAACGCCATGAGCGTCTATCTCTGGCTGGAGCTGCCGCATGTCTCGGACAAATTCTGGCTGGATCATCCCCCATGGCGCGAGCAGAATCCACTGTCGGCGGACATCGACACCTCCGCCGCTCACTGGCGTCGTCCCATGGCGCTTAATCTGCCCGACTGCCGTGAAGCGGTCATGGCTGAACTGCGCGCCATCCTGATGGCCCATGACTGGGACGGAATTAATCTGGCGGAATTGTATTATGAATCAGCGGCCGGACCGGCGGACCCGAAATGGTTCACGCCCATGAACTCCGGTTTTCGCCAAGAGTTCAGCCGACGCCACGGATTTGATCCCCTGAGCCTGTTCGACGCTCATTCCGGCCATTACTGGAAGCAAAACCCCAAAGCGCTGACAACGCTCTATGAGATGCGCAGTGAGCTGATCATCGAACTACACCGTCGGTTTGTAGAATTTTTCAAAAAACTGGAAAAAGAGAAAAAGGCGGTTTGGAAGATCATCGTCACCACTCTGGACGACGGCATGGCCCCAGAGGCGGCGGCGCACATGGCGGTGAATACCGCCGCCATCGCCGCCCTGAGCCGCGAAACGCCCTTTACCATCCAATTGGAGGAAACGCCGCAGGCCAATCCAACTGATCCCCAGGATTATGTAGAAATGATCCACCGCGGTCAGGCCGTAACGCGGGGCGAGCCGCCCATGGCGACCATCAACCTGGTCCAACGGCCCCCACGCACCGACCTGGTGACCCGTCAGATCACCGGATTGGAACTCTACCGAGCCATCCAGCAATGCCAAAATCACAACGCACAGGTCGCTTTCAATTCAGAGGCCAGTCTTTATGATGTGGACAGCGGCTATCTGGCCATGGCGCTGGCTTCAGCGACGCGCGAATCGTTGGCCACCGCCGCCTGGCACATCGATGCGGCGACGCCGGTCTCCCTGTTGCTGGACGGCAGACGCCATCAGAATGTTCTGGTGGATGGCACTGTTTGGCCTGCTTATCATCGCGGCCGGTTGCTGCTGCCGGCCGGGAAACACCGTATCGAGCCCATGAACCGAACCTCCTCTTTGTTCAAGGGATTCTGGTCCGAGGCACGGCTGGTCGCCCTGTCTGGAGAGTTGTTGGAAGTAAACAAGGTGCTGCGCGGCCTTGGCCTGCGTTACCGGAGTGAAACCGTCAACCATGTGGTGTTGAGCGAAAAGCCGCATGACATCACCGTCGATGGCCGGCGATTGCGCATCGCGGTGATGCGGGGTGAACTCGGCTATGCCTTCGCTCTGCCGGCGGGCGAACACAGCGCGGTGATCCATACCAGCAGCCGAACCACCCAGGCGATCAAACAGGTCAGCCTGGTGCTCTCCGGCGTCATCGCCGCCGGCGGTCTGGTTTTCGGTTCCATTCTCGGATTTCTCTACTTGAAGAATTCGCGCCTGCGAAGAAAAAAATCAAGGCGCAGCACATCGTCCTGATAAGGATATCTGCAATCCTATTTCGCCAGGGCCGCCGGGCTGAGCCATTCTTGCAGAATCGGCCGCCGACAGCCCAGACATAAAAAAATATGGAGGCGCTTTTGCTGCCCTACATGCACCCGGTTCTGGACCTGCTCTTTCTCGCCAGCGTAGCTGTCATCTGGGGAATGATTATCTATCAGCTGTTGCTCACCCTGGCCGGCTACCGCTACTGTCATCGGATCAGCCAGGAACATGAACGGTTGCTCGCAGCCGGCCACGAACCGGCATCGATTTCGATCATGATCCCTGCGCGCAACGAAGAGTTGGTGATCGACAAAACCATCTCCACCATCCTGGCGCTCGATTATCCCCCTGACCAACTCGAGCTGGTGATCATCAACGACGGCTCCAGCGATCGCACGGCGGAGATCATCGCCAGGCGCAGCGCAGCGGATCCGCGCATCAAGCTGGTCAGCCTGCCCGTCGGCGAGACCGGTCACGGCAAGGCCTACGCGCTGAACCAGGGATTGCGCCATTGCACGCACGACCTCGTCGCGATCTATGATGCGGACAACATGCCGGAGCGCAAAGCCCTGCACTATCTCGCCCTGCACCTACAGGCGGATCCCTCGCTGGCAGCGGTCATCGGCAAATTCCGTTGCGTCAACCGCCGGCATACCTGGCTGACTCGGTTCATCAACATTGAAACTATCGCCTTCCAGTGGATCCTGCAGGCAGGCCGCTTTCATCTTTCCCGCGTGGCCATTCTACCGGGCACCAATTACATTATTAAAAAATCGGTCATTGAAGCGGTCGGCGGCTGGGATGATCGCGCCATCACCGAGGATTCGGAACTGAGCATGCGCATCTATCAGGCGGGCTGGCAGATCAAATTCATGCCCCTCAGCGTCACCTGGGAACAAGAACCGGAGACTCTGGCCGTGTGGACGCGGCAACGCACGCGCTGGGTGCGCGGCAACAATTATGTCATCCGCAAATTCATCAAACCCATGCTGAAACTCCGCAGCCGTTTTTTGATCACCGAGTTCGTCTATCTCTTTGCCTTGTATTATCTATTTCTTGCCGCCACGGTGATCTCCCTGCTGCTGTTTTTGGCCGGCGGCGCCGGCTTGATCGCGCTGAACGTGCCCGGACCCTATTTCGCCGTGTGGATGTCGGCGTTCGCCCTGTTCACTTTGGAAATATTCGTGGTGCTTGGCTATGAGGGCGAAGATTCGGCGGCCAACATTCTCATCACCATCGCGATGTATTTCACCTATTGTCAGCTATGGCTCTATATCGTTTTCAAAGCGCTCATCCTCGACGCCCGTAGACACCGTGTCGGCGTTTGGGATAAAACCGAAAGGTTCAAAGTGGAAGAACCGGTTGATGAAGGAGCGGGCATCGCATGAGCCGGCTTCGTCTGATCTATTTCCTTGTCCTCGCCCTGTTGGTTTTTCTCAGCAGCCGCCTGACTATGGCTCAGGAAAAAACCGCAATGCACTTTTTCGCCGAGGCGTACGACGAGACTATTTATCAGCGCCGCGACGGCCGCAACACCATCACCATGGCCCACTTTTACGAAGGCCTGCGACTGCCCATCTCCGGCCTGGGACATTGGGATATCTATGCCAAATTGCGCTACGGCAACGACGCCAACAAGGATTTCTGGAACAACCGCGCGGAAACCATGTTCGGCACCCGGCTTCGCTTTTTTGAAAAGCTCTATCTGGCGATTTACAGCGACTATGTGCGCGGCGAATACATCACTGATCAAAGCGAAATCATGCCGTACAGCGCTTCGTATGAGGATTGGCGTTACGGACTGGTGTTTTGGCATGGATGGGATCCGGGCGGATGGAAGCCTAAAAAACAAATGGCCCTGACGCCCTGGAGCGAGATCTATGCGGATGCCAATTACTTGGATAAGGACAGCCAAAATATCGTGTATTATCTGGAGGCCAAACTCGGATTGCAGCTGCTCAGGCTGCACAAGACTCGCTTTGATCTCTACGGCGTGGCTTATGCCTATTACGACAAGAACGCCGACTTTTGGAACAACCATGCGGATATCGCGCCGGGGATCCGCATCACACCGTGGACCGATGTGGATTTAAATCTCCGCATCGAATACCTTTGGGGACAATATTATGACCGTACCGGTAGATACGAAAATCCGTATGCACGCCGTTACGAGGATCTGCGTATCGGCCTGTTTTTCTGGTATGGCTGGGGAGAATAGGACGATTAGGATGAAAAAAACGCTGCTTGCTGCAACTTGGCTCATGATCGTTGGGGCTGTCGGCGCCCTGGCTCAGTCCATCCCTGCCCAACTGCTGTGGAATTATTCAACCGGTGGAGCGGTAAGCGTCGTAGCCACGTTTCCGGACGTAAACGGCGACGGCCTCCCTGATCTGCTGGCCGGATCAACCGACAGCCTGGTCTATTGTCTCTCCGGCGGCGGTTCGGCTGATATGCGCGAAATATGGGCCTGCAAAACATTGGGCCCCATCACCGATGTGGAGGCTATGGGCGACGTCAATGGCGACGGCTATCCCGATGTGGTAGCCGGCTCCAGAGACAATATCGTCTATTGCATCTCCGGCAAACCGGCGGATGAAGGACTTGAGCTCTGGCAACGGGCGGACTCTGCGACGATTCATTCGGTCGCCGCTCTAGGCGATGTTAGCGGAGACGGGATCGTCGATGTAGTGGTCGGAACAGCCATGAATCACATGATCTGTATCTCCGGTTCTGCAGCCCAGCAGGGAAAGATACTCTGGCAGTTCAGCAGCGACGCCGATTTTTGGAATGTCATCGCTTTGCCGGACGTCAACGGCGACGGCAAAACGGATTGCGTGGGTTCATGCGATAATTTCATCTTTTGTCTCTCCGGTGCAGGCGCAACCCAGGGCCAACAGGGCGGTGCCAACGCTAAAACGCTCTGGTCAGCCCCTTACGACGCGGGCGCCCGCGTCTTCTCCATCGCAGCCATCCCGGATGTCAATAACGACGGCAAAGCCGACGTGCTGCTGGGCAGCGAAATGGACCAAGTCGAATGTCTCTCCGGAGCCAACGGCAACAGACTATGGAGCTTTAGCACAGGCTCCAACGCCCAATGCGTGGCGGCTATCGCAGATCTAAACGGAGACGGAAAATGGGATGTGCTGGCCGGCTCTGCGGATGATCATGCTTATGCGCTCTCCGGCGCCAACGGCCAGCAGCTGTGGAAGGTTGCTTTCCTCTCTACGATCTTGTCTGCAGCTAGCGTCAAGGACATCAATGAAGACGGCTGGCCTGACGCGGTGTTCGGTTCAGACGCCGATGAAATAGCT contains:
- a CDS encoding T9SS type A sorting domain-containing protein, yielding MKKTLLAATWLMIVGAVGALAQSIPAQLLWNYSTGGAVSVVATFPDVNGDGLPDLLAGSTDSLVYCLSGGGSADMREIWACKTLGPITDVEAMGDVNGDGYPDVVAGSRDNIVYCISGKPADEGLELWQRADSATIHSVAALGDVSGDGIVDVVVGTAMNHMICISGSAAQQGKILWQFSSDADFWNVIALPDVNGDGKTDCVGSCDNFIFCLSGAGATQGQQGGANAKTLWSAPYDAGARVFSIAAIPDVNNDGKADVLLGSEMDQVECLSGANGNRLWSFSTGSNAQCVAAIADLNGDGKWDVLAGSADDHAYALSGANGQQLWKVAFLSTILSAASVKDINEDGWPDAVFGSDADEIACISGGGTSRGQKLWTYAAGGGVTSVAAIGDVNANGIADVAAASTDSYVRILEGNSKVLDVELVSFSAAVRADGVHLSWRTASETNNLGFTVLRSRDGNAWEQIAFVTGNGTSAQQHEYSFIDSEKDWAQLFYRLQQLDRDGQSHLLPTVKVVRQLPGRLTLHGNYPNPFNAGTTISYDLPASSWVDAAIFNLQGQIIQQLVSGMQSAGFHTIHWNGRKNSGEEAASGVYICRINAGDERAHMRISYVK